A stretch of DNA from Sugiyamaella lignohabitans strain CBS 10342 chromosome B, complete sequence:
AGCTCGCTAATCCCGCAGTATCTTTGAATTTTAGAAAAAATAGTAAACCAGTTCCTTGGACACCTGTAGCCAGGGACacccgacgcccgactcgagcgcagcgagaggagccacggggtctggggcggagccccagccgccggaggcagtcagaGTACCCCAGGGTCCTCAGGGCCCACAGAGATCGCAGCAGTGCGTTTAAGAGGATATGCAGTTAGAGCGAAGTCCCAACGCGGTCAGTGAAGTTCACAAGATTCGACTTAGAGTAGTAAGTACTCTTACTCGCTTCGATACTGAGTATATCTGCGGACGGTAGATGCTGGAGTTTTGactgtttttgatttgatttttttgaagggtgtattttgaatttggcAGTTGTATTCTGGGAAGTGGCAGAAGTAGTGTTGGAAATTATTACACAACATTTTGGAAGGGATATTATCATATTTCAAGCTGCAATTGTATATACATTGAGGCATCCACCATACAGACCAACGACAGAACAATAATTCAGTTGCTAGggctgttgatatttcttgatttcaagtGGGTACCATGGATCCGTCTGTGATGCTACGGCTATGGTCGTCCAACGATCCACAAAAGCTTCACATTTTGGCCAAAGATATTGAGACTCAAGGAACATGGCAGGCCTACTTGTCGGCCCAGGAACACAAGATCTTCGAGTATGCGGTCGAAAGAGGTGGTGACCTTTGGGCACAATTCCTTCAAGGAACAGTTCAATGCTACGTAGAGCATGTCCCCTCGACCATTAATGGTATGGCCAATGGAAATTTCTCTAGCAACTCTCCATCTGCCAATGGCGGTGGATCAGGTGCTGGTTTCAGTAAACGGACTAATGGCCATAGTAGTACTAATATGAATGGAAACGACGACTCACCCTACACGAGTCCACATTTCTCTCGAGTATCAGGCACGCCACAACCCAACTCAGGACCTACGTCATTTCTTGGAaagtcagcagcagctgctagcGGGCTGTATCACAGCAACTCACGAGCTGGTTCAGCAGGGTCAGAACACGGCGGGGCAAATACTACAGgcactggtgctggtaatgTTCCTACTGTGACGACAATAGATGGTCTAACATTGGCGTTCCGAGTAAGATACATGTTATACGACAAAAGCTTGGGCCTGCTGTTCCCGGCCATTGGCAAATACATGCCATTCGACTTTGATTCGGCGCTATTCGAAGACAATTCCAAGTCAGTCGCTGAAGCACTAGCTGGGAGCCCGACAACAGCTGGTGCCAGCAGGACATCAGCGCGACCAGTCGACGATGACTACGATttcgacgacgaagacgaagacgaggacgagCAACCAACCGACAAAATGCAGGTCGATAACGACAGCCAACGAACTACTAATGACACTAATAACGAACAAAACCAAGAACCCGACGAGGACGGCAAACTAATTATCAGAGGTAAGCTTTTCACGGGGTGAcacgtgcctccggcggccgggctctgcccggacccgtagtgctcgcttcgcgagcttccCGTGGGGGAAAGGTTGGTTGAGAAAATACTCGCGAAGCGAGTACCAACCGGTCCACGCGGATCCCggctgccggaggcatgcccaCCGTCGCAGAACGAGCGACTAACGCGGATAGTGACGCTGGAAGACGACGATACCGACAAGAATGAGAGTAAAAGGACAAAAGAAGCCATTGCTAATTTCAAGCGGGTGTACCATACGTTTGAGAACGATCGTGAAAATCTGCTGAAACAGCGCAAGTTAGAGGAGTCTGATAGGCAGGTTGCGTCGGAGGAGGCTGCGAATGCCGAAGCCGAGGCTAATGAGGCCAGAAGCAAAGCAGACGGTAATGAAGCAGGTACTAATGGAAAACCTGGAGCCGTTGCCAGTGCGACTGCCGGGCCTGATAAAATAGCAAGTACAGCGCAGTTTGGAGCAGCTAATTTGAGTTTGAAACATCTGTTGGCCACAATCGAGGCCAAGAGGGACCAGAACAGTCTGACTGATTTAGAACTAAAAAACCTGATTTCGGACGTGCGGAAAAACCGGTCGAAATGGGCTAGCGAGGATAAAATCGGCCAGGAAGAGCTTTATGAAGCCGCTGAGAAGGTCGTATTAGAATTGAGAGGATACACTGAGCATTCAACTGCGTTCCTTAATAAAGTCAACAAAAGAGATGCACCTAATTATTTCAACATCATTAAAAAGCCCATGGATCTGAATACCATCAtgaagaaactgaaaaCGTTCCAGTATAAAAGTAAAGACGAATTTGTTGACGACTTGATGCTTATCTGGTCCAACTGTTTTACTTATAACACGGATCCCAAGCACTTTCTAAGAGCGCATGCTTTGGCAAtgcagaagaagacattTACACTGATTCCACTGATACCTGATATTGTTGTCCGAGACCGGGCAGAGGTCGAAGcggaagaagctgctgcatTGCGAGCTGCTAATATTGCTAATGGCAATGCCAATGGTGAAGAGAGTGGAGATGATAGTGCCCCAGGAACTGCTGGAGgtcttggtcaagtcaGTGGTAAACATGCTACCAAGGGAAGAAAGCGGAAATTAGACAGTTcagaggaagaggagatGAAAGAAGGTACCGGCGGTGTTCCTCCGCCATTTGGTAGTCCAATGCAAGTAGctgatgttgctggtgcttctggtaaTGCTGAAACTGACGGCAATGCaagtggtgctggtgggcCTTCAACACCAGCTCGAGATAGCCCATTCCCGTCTCTTACTGGGGCTTATTCTACACCGACGCCTGGACCAGGCGATATAGACATGGAATTGAATGAAAGTATGAAGGAAGAAAGCAAGGAGCCTGTTTATGAACTGGATGTCGAGTCTCAAGTATGGCAGAATGTGTACTCCAAACAACGATCGGTGTATTGTGGCAAGCGAAGtgaacttttcaaagatGACAAGATTCAACTGGATGCTGAAGCAAGTGCACGAAAATCTATTTCAATGGGCAAATTCGAGGAGAATTTAGATAAGATGTTCAAACCCGAGGAGcaggatgaagatgaacaACATCCTCGAAGCAGGTTGTTTAGAGGCAGTCGCAGTCTATTAGACTCCCTAGAGACTGACAAAGAACAATTCATCATGGAATATGAAGTGGCTGCTGGACTGCCCTCACTTCCAGACCGTCTCACAAGATACAATCTGTTCGATAGGGAAGGAGATGGGTCAAAAGATGATGGCCAggatgatattgaagatgaagatttTAGAGCTCTTACACTAGAAGATATTCCACCTTCAGGATTCATGGTTCAGACAGGGCTGGGTCCTAAGATGCTCAATAATTTGCAAGAAATCCAGCAGATTCGCAAAGTATGTTCGAAAATCGCTCTCATCAGACAGATGCAACAGCAACCATACATGCATGCCAACCAGATTGAACCATATAATCCTATTGAAATCGAGGAGCAGGATCTAGATCTCGCATCTCGTCTACCTAATCGCGATCATTACAACTCAgaggtagcagcagtatctATGAAAAAGGCTATGAGCAAGCTTGCCATGCACGGAGGTTTCGAGGTGACGGAATCAACTGCAATCGAAGCTCTTACTgaaattgctgctgattatATGGGCAAACTAGGGAAAATGATTATGGCATATATGGAAGACTGTAGCGACCGCAAGCGTCCGTTGGAGACCATTCTCAATATTGTGCTCCGTGAAAATGGCATTGAGAGTTTGTCGTCGCTGGATTCGTACGTTCATGACGATATAGAACGTCATGGCACGAAACTACAGGATCTTAAACGGAAGCTGACCCAGTTCACTGCTGACCTGCTTCGACCAGGCATCACCGAACTCAACGACCGGCAGTTTTCCGATAACAGCGACCAATTTCTTAACGGAGATTTCTCAATGGAGCTTGGCGATGATTTCTTCGGATTTAGAGAACTCGGTCTTGATAAGGAGTTTGGACTGCTCACTTCCTCTGTACCGTTCCACTTGTTACACGGTCGTCTTAGCGCCTCGTTCTCCAACCAAAACGACCAGCCTGTCAACACCGAGAAGCTGCAGCAAGTGCCAGAATATCCTGCCATGTACCTGGACCATGCCAAGGGACAAATCGGGCTTCTGCGAGGATTTTTCATTGGTCGTTTGGAAGCGTCGACGTCGGACCAACTGCCCGAAGGCGACCAACTGCCGCCCAAACAGCGGAACACGCGACCCAAACTACCACCCACTGGAAAAATCTCCGGTCCCAAAAAGAAGCCATTATCGCGAGTCTTCTTCCGACCGGAACCAAAACCAGAACCCAAACCAAATCCGCCTGTCGAGGACAGTACAGCCACCAGCAAACCAAACGCTGGCCCCAAGCTACCCCAATCACCACCCACCGCGGTTCCTGCCACGGCATCTGACGACATGCTCGACAACATGGACATGGACGCGTCCAGCGACCTCGGTCTCAACGACGAATCTATAGACTCGCTCTTCTAGCCATCATTTATTCACTATTTAAAAGCTCATGTGTACATTataaaatttttttaattttttcgTGGGACGGGGtccgcctccggcggctggggctctgccccagaccccgtggctcctctcgctgcgctcgagtcgggcatcGGGGTGTCCAGAACGTTGGGGTGGAGTTGGAccgggaccgtcgacgcccgactcgagcgcagcgagaggagccacggggtctggggcggagccccagccgccggaggcaggctgTCAACCCGAGAGTTACTATTCGTACATGAATTAAGCTACATTGGCAGTGTCGTGCTGAGcgtcagggtctggggagGAGTGTTCGGACGAGGAGGAGGCTGATGAAGCGTATGATTCGGACTCAAAGTACTCGTCGCCGTCATCAGATAATTTTTGTGATTTGTCAGTTTCAAAAGAtgcttttgtttcttcGGTCAAAATGCCGCCATCCGGGTCATGGGTGACTGATTTGGAGCTCTGGTCGATTTCGTCGTCCACGGTGATGAGAACTTGGCCAATGCCGTTGCTAACAGTTATGGTGGCTTTGGCTATGAGCCTGCCGTCGATGTCCAGCACGTGGATGTTGTCAGCATGAAAATCGCCAGATCCACTGATGGCCACTCCGCCGTAGCTGTAAAAGCCGTTGCCAATGTCGTTGAGCAGACCGTCTCGAATGAACTCCAGTGTTGAGGCATATTCTTCCATGATGGGAGTTCCTGTAGTATCAACAGGTAGACTGTACGGGATCATAATATCCACACCGGGTGCTGGATAGAGCAGTGCAGGTTCTTCAGGTTCTGCTGGTTGAACGGGGTATATTGGAGGGTCAATGTCCAGCAAAGTCCTCGCGTCTGTATATTTTAATCCCCCAGATAGTCTGAAGATATCGTCAGCTGACGTTTGTAGTAGCTCGCTATTGCTGTTTGTTTGATCTTGATCAGATTGCTCGTCAGATGCCATCAGCAACTTGGTCAATTCGTTCTCAGAATTAACTACTCTCCGGCACTTGATTTCGTTCACACCAGGATCCTTTGGTGGTACGAACACAAGGTCACTACACAGTCGTTTGGTGTTAATAACCATTCTGTAGTAACAAGTACGTACTTCTTTGATAAGAACGATAGTGTCAATTATGGTTTTGGGGTTACACAAGTACTGCACTTCAATACTTCGGGGCCCGTCAATCAAGTCACAATCTGTTCCATTGCCTAACAACTGTGAGGCATAGTAGgcaccaccatcatcacTTCGCTTGATGGTGGTAATTCTATCAACAGTAGTCAGTCCATTCTCAAATTTGCCAAGAACATACGAAGGAACTCCCTTTTCTGGCTCTGGCGGCTTGTCTCTAGACAGTTGAGGAGCAGCATGGAACTGGGTGATTTCATGCCCGTAACAGATCGAGTAGGTCCAGTATCCTGCGTTATAATATAAACAGCCATCAGACAGAGGCTGAAGTAATTCTAGAGCTCTAGATTTCGATGATTCTAATGACGATGGTGAAATCAATGGGGTCAATTCTTCATTAGTAGTGGCAACAATATCACTTGCAGGTGTACTACTATCGTCATTGTTCTCTGAGTTAGGATAATGAACATCAGTCTCATCATGGCCATCGCTTTCACCTATCTGTTCAACGGTGCTAGCATCTATTGATTTCGAGTTCGAGTCTTTGTCATTGGCAGATCCGGTATTGTGAGTTGTTTTAAGCTCAATTGACCGAGACAATGGCACTCGAGGGATCTCACAGAAATATTCGTTACCATGCAGAGTCATGAATTTGTACTCCATTGGCGATGCTATATGATTTTCAAATTGTGCTTCATTTCCAAAAAAATGCTGCTCTTTATTCACATTATCGGTTCCCTCAGCTTGTATAGCTAAATGACGAGCTCCATTGGGTGACCAAAAGTAATTCGTTCCTGTGGCTTCAGCTTCTTTCTGGAATTTCAACACCTCTAAAGCATCCTCTCTTAATATATAGTTATCATAGATGCTTTCAGGCTTGTTTTCTGCCAAACCATCTCCTCGAACTGACACTCCAAACTGTGGTCTGGCGTATATATCAGTATAGACATTGAATCCAACAGGTCCTAGTTCAGCACAGTTCGCCAGAGAAGCTGCCACCACCCCCAGAAACAAGTGTTCTCGTCTCATGTTCAATACACTTGAATCCACTTCAGTCCGTCGTCTAATGCTCTGCTAACAATATCGTAAACAACTCCTGAACAGTGATTGATTTATATCGGAATGAgtcttctccttctctcCTTTAGTAATTATTATGAACCACTCACTATTCCAATCTAGTTCTAGTATTGTATTCTAAGTTGTAGTTTATTCGGTAGTTCAGAATGAATATGAGATGCGTGCCAGCGAGGAAGATCCCTGATCCCTGATCCCTGTCGCTTTACCCCCGCGGAGAACGGTtgttatcttatcagcaaCTCGACTCTCTCTCACAAACCGCACGGCTGAAAAGTTTGGGCAAGGGTCTATTTTAggtgaaaaatattgaaatatGTCGATCAACATGTCGAAATATAGCGACTGACAGACCATCCAACACCACTAGTTTCTTTAGTTGAGGAGTTTTTCTAACTAATTCGTTCAGAAATTATCAGAAACTAGCATCTGTACGGACACTTCGAACTTAATAAAGTCGTATAGTGTTCTGATAGTGTTTCAAAAGGTCCAAATCACAGTACTAAACGACAGTCGACTGTATATTATACTGTTACAAAAATACTGTCCACCATGAGCATAAGACGAGCATTTAGCAAGTCAATTCGAGCTTACTCGACCGAAGCTGCGACTGCTGGTTCAACTAGCACTAGCTCATCGGCGGCTAGCACTTCAACTGAGGCAGTATCAAGCTTGAAAATCCGAAATCCAAGAATGCGAAGAGCTGTTCTTCAGGGAGACTGGATTGATGGACCCCCATCATTGAGAACCAAACATGCCCGTTTAGCATACAACAGTCCAATCGGCTTGAAAGAAGTTTTCCCATTAGCGTACGATATTATTCTTAAGGAAAAAGCCCGACACTATGCTAAAGCAGAAGAGATCAAACAAGAATTAGAATCGAGTGACGCTAGCAAGATTGACGCTGAAACTCGTGCTTCACTGGTGGCTAAATACAACAAACATTTGGTCCGAGCTGAATTAAACGACCCAGAAGTCCAATACAACTATCGCATTAAACAATTAGATCTGACTCAACCGGTCTATCGACATTTGGCGGAGCGGGACTGGAAGTCTTATGATATGCTCATCACCTTACAAAGATTGGAGCAATTGCATGTTATTCCCGACACACTGCCAACAATTGACCCACGAGCAGATGTCAAGCTACAATTTCCCACTGTGATCAATAAATGGGTTACTCCTGGCGAAGTTTTGCGAAATGCTGTGTGCACCAGAACACCCATTGTCAAGATCCAAGAGTTCCAACAGATCCCAGACAACAGTCTATATACAGTCTTGATTGTCGACCCAGATACTCCCGATATCGCTAATGACGGATACACGACCACCTTGCATTGGGCCGTGACCAACATCCCTCTTTCCAATACCTCTCCAGTGGTAGACCTGGCCAAATCCGACGAGCTAATACCCTTCCTGCCTCCTCACCCCGACAAGAACGGTCCTACTCACAGATACTGTTTGTGGGCATTCAGACAGGCTGACCCCAGCACCAGTGTCAATGCCACTTCTACTCCTCTTGGCTCACCCACCGTCGCAACTCGTCGCATCGAGATCGCTGCCAACGACGTGTCTCTTGCCAGAGAAAACTTCGGCATCCGTGCCTTTGTCTCGGCACACAACCTCGACCCCGTCGGCGCTCATGTCTGGCGATGCACCTACGACCAGTCCACCGAATCTGTTCGCGAGAAGTTCGGTCTTGGCCCCGGCATCGTCTTCGACAAGGTCCGCCGCTAGCGGACCCTCTTCTCCTGTATATACATGTAAATATAATCATTTTGTGCTCTACTGGGGgcaatgcctccggcggctggggctccgccccagaccccgtggctcatctcgcttcgctcgatTCGGGGCATAGACCGTCGAGGTCGCGAACCTCACGGAAAACGCCGCTGGCATCCCGActcccgactcgagcgaagcgagaggagccaccgggtctggggcagagccccagccgccggaggcacgacccccACCAGAACATTCAGCGAGATAAATACGAGTAAATTGACAGTCAAAATGTACAAACTTCTAGAAACAAAACGTTAACCAGGGCACTTTTTAGATGGGTCGGCTATGCGAGCATGTGATTGGGGTGGTGTAGATGGTGGGAGGGGACATGGAACCGGGGACTTTACTCTTTGAGAGCGTGGTCAATGAACTTCTCAATGTCGAAGTTGGGGTCATTGATGTCGGAAACAACGTCTGACGAGGGCTTCTTGTGAAGCTCGGCGTACTTGGCCTTGGCCTCGGCAATCCACTTCTCCTTACGAGCGTATTGCTCGGCAACGTGCTTCTGGACAGCCTCAGTCTGGAGAGACCGGTTGTGCACGAATCCGTAGGCAATGCCGGCACCGAAAACGGACCATCTGAGGACCTTCTCTTTGTTAGTTCCaattcatcttcaaataATCTCCTATTCACAGGCCATTACTCTCGCAGCCGGAGTCTTTTTATCTGACCAGAAAGTTTTGCTGGACAATGACACCTGATGGATTAGCCGGCCAGCTTGGCTCGTAATTTCGTGAACTTTGGACGAGATTTTCTCACAAAGCCCGTCATTTCAAACATGTCATTCAGCCAGTACTTACATTAAGAGCGGGAGAAACCATTGTGGATGTGTGGAATGAGAGTTGTGTGGAAAGTGACTTAAGCACTGCTGAACACtttagctgctgctactactaaATTTCAGTATCTTGAAAAATGTCAACCGGGGTTAGGTCATCGGTTCTTCCCAGATGGTCCATCACCAGCCAATCAGGAAAagtcgtttcttcaaccTCGAAAAAGCACCGGCACGTGATGTGCGGCTGCTCAAGGGGTGGGGATgtgatgcctccggcggctggggctctgccccagaccccatggctcctctcgctgcgctcgagtcgttacgtcgggATGTCGGAGGTGTTGAGGAGCTGTTGGTGATATTAGGTGCTGGACTAGTTATAAATTGAGTGAGCTGTGATTGGCTTAGAAAGTGCGTAGTAAGAGTTCTAGAGATCTGAATCATTTCCTGATTTATTGTTATTTAGTGGAAATGAAATTCATACTAGCTCTATTTTCCTGGTATTTTTTGATGTCGTTTAAATTAGTATATTGCAATTGGCTCTAAATGAACTTCAAGATATGGATTAGACATTCTGCTGTATTGACTGTGGCTCATCTGCCAAACAGTTCATATAACTATACTGAAATTGTTCAATTTCTCGTAGTCAATAGAAAGCTGATAACATCAATAATTTGTACTCCTTTAACCTGAATAGCGCCATAGTACTCATTTATTTACCTCTGCAGCTGGGGAGTCTCAATGGCTTATTGGGACCACTCATGACAGATGTGCGATTTCTTAGAAAAGAGTTCTATAATTTTTATAAAACTCTTTTTGTTAAATTATGATCAAcgtatatttatattataaaaACTGCTTTATTTTACTGCTAGTATTATTTCTTTTACTATCAGTATAAATTATCTGAAAACACAGCTTGACAGGATCGTTTCAGTAGCTGTACGGCGTTGCATCATTACATTACAGGATCCTGTCGGATCACCACTTATCATCACCTCTGAACTGTATATCAAGTCCCAAAATTTAACAGTAAACTGAACAATCTGTTACAAATATTCGCATAAATGAGTTCCTTACTGCCTTTGAAATTAGTTGCATTGCTGATTTTATCATTGGCTGCTGTGATGGCATCAGAGAATACTCTGTCTATTCCGCTATATCTG
This window harbors:
- the YOS9 gene encoding Yos9p (ER quality-control lectin; integral subunit of the HRD ligase; participates in efficient ER retention of misfolded proteins by recognizing them and delivering them to Hrd1p; binds to glycans with terminal alpha-1,6 linked mannose on misfolded N-glycosylated proteins and participates in targeting proteins to ERAD; member of the OS-9 protein family; GO_component: GO:0000839 - Hrd1p ubiquitin ligase ERAD-L complex [Evidence IPI] [PMID 16873066]; GO_component: GO:0005783 - endoplasmic reticulum [Evidence IEA]; GO_component: GO:0005788 - endoplasmic reticulum lumen [Evidence IDA] [PMID 16168371]; GO_component: GO:0005789 - endoplasmic reticulum membrane [Evidence IEA]; GO_component: GO:0034099 - luminal surveillance complex [Evidence IDA] [PMID 16873065]; GO_component: GO:0016020 - membrane [Evidence IEA]; GO_function: GO:0070492 - oligosaccharide binding [Evidence IDA] [PMID 19111666]; GO_process: GO:0030433 - ER-associated ubiquitin-dependent protein catabolic process [Evidence IMP] [PMID 16168370]; GO_process: GO:0030433 - ER-associated ubiquitin-dependent protein catabolic process [Evidence IMP] [PMID 16168371]; GO_process: GO:0030433 - ER-associated ubiquitin-dependent protein catabolic process [Evidence IMP] [PMID 16168372]; GO_process: GO:0030433 - ER-associated ubiquitin-dependent protein catabolic process [Evidence IMP] [PMID 22298424]; GO_process: GO:0030968 - endoplasmic reticulum unfolded protein response [Evidence IMP] [PMID 22298424]; GO_process: GO:0030970 - retrograde protein transport, ER to cytosol [Evidence IMP] [PMID 24292014]) — protein: MRREHLFLGVVAASLANCAELGPVGFNVYTDIYARPQFGVSVRGDGLAENKPESIYDNYILREDALEVLKFQKEAEATGTNYFWSPNGARHLAIQAEGTDNVNKEQHFFGNEAQFENHIASPMEYKFMTLHGNEYFCEIPRVPLSRSIELKTTHNTGSANDKDSNSKSIDASTVEQIGESDGHDETDVHYPNSENNDDSSTPASDIVATTNEELTPLISPSSLESSKSRALELLQPLSDGCLYYNAGYWTYSICYGHEITQFHAAPQLSRDKPPEPEKGVPSYVLGKFENGLTTVDRITTIKRSDDGGAYYASQLLGNGTDCDLIDGPRSIEVQYLCNPKTIIDTIVLIKEVRTCYYRMVINTKRLCSDLVFVPPKDPGVNEIKCRRVVNSENELTKLLMASDEQSDQDQTNSNSELLQTSADDIFRLSGGLKYTDARTLLDIDPPIYPVQPAEPEEPALLYPAPGVDIMIPYSLPVDTTGTPIMEEYASTLEFIRDGLLNDIGNGFYSYGGVAISGSGDFHADNIHVLDIDGRLIAKATITVSNGIGQVLITVDDEIDQSSKSVTHDPDGGILTEETKASFETDKSQKLSDDGDEYFESESYASSASSSSEHSSPDPDAQHDTANVA
- the SPT7 gene encoding SAGA histone acetyltransferase complex subunit SPT7 (Subunit of the SAGA transcriptional regulatory complex; involved in proper assembly of the complex; also present as a C-terminally truncated form in the SLIK/SALSA transcriptional regulatory complex; GO_component: GO:0000124 - SAGA complex [Evidence IDA] [PMID 9224714]; GO_component: GO:0000124 - SAGA complex [Evidence IDA] [PMID 9674426]; GO_component: GO:0046695 - SLIK (SAGA-like) complex [Evidence IDA] [PMID 12446794]; GO_component: GO:0005739 - mitochondrion [Evidence IDA] [PMID 14576278]; GO_component: GO:0005739 - mitochondrion [Evidence IDA] [PMID 16823961]; GO_component: GO:0005634 - nucleus [Evidence IEA,IEA]; GO_function: GO:0005198 - structural molecule activity [Evidence IDA] [PMID 12101232]; GO_function: GO:0005198 - structural molecule activity [Evidence IMP] [PMID 9858534]; GO_process: GO:0016568 - chromatin modification [Evidence IDA] [PMID 9674426]; GO_process: GO:0000747 - conjugation with cellular fusion [Evidence IMP] [PMID 7713415]; GO_process: GO:0016573 - histone acetylation [Evidence IDA] [PMID 9674426]; GO_process: GO:0006461 - protein complex assembly [Evidence IMP] [PMID 12101232]; GO_process: GO:0006461 - protein complex assembly [Evidence IMP] [PMID 9858534]; GO_process: GO:0006355 - regulation of transcription, DNA-templated [Evidence IEA]; GO_process: GO:0006351 - transcription, DNA-templated [Evidence IEA]); translated protein: MDPSVMLRLWSSNDPQKLHILAKDIETQGTWQAYLSAQEHKIFEYAVERGGDLWAQFLQGTVQCYVEHVPSTINGMANGNFSSNSPSANGGGSGAGFSKRTNGHSSTNMNGNDDSPYTSPHFSRVSGTPQPNSGPTSFLGKSAAAASGLYHSNSRAGSAGSEHGGANTTGTGAGNVPTVTTIDGLTLAFRVRYMLYDKSLGLLFPAIGKYMPFDFDSALFEDNSKSVAEALAGSPTTAGASRTSARPVDDDYDFDDEDEDEDEQPTDKMQVDNDSQRTTNDTNNEQNQEPDEDGKLIIRVTLEDDDTDKNESKRTKEAIANFKRVYHTFENDRENLLKQRKLEESDRQVASEEAANAEAEANEARSKADGNEAGTNGKPGAVASATAGPDKIASTAQFGAANLSLKHLLATIEAKRDQNSLTDLELKNLISDVRKNRSKWASEDKIGQEELYEAAEKVVLELRGYTEHSTAFLNKVNKRDAPNYFNIIKKPMDLNTIMKKLKTFQYKSKDEFVDDLMLIWSNCFTYNTDPKHFLRAHALAMQKKTFTLIPLIPDIVVRDRAEVEAEEAAALRAANIANGNANGEESGDDSAPGTAGGLGQVSGKHATKGRKRKLDSSEEEEMKEGTGGVPPPFGSPMQVADVAGASGNAETDGNASGAGGPSTPARDSPFPSLTGAYSTPTPGPGDIDMELNESMKEESKEPVYELDVESQVWQNVYSKQRSVYCGKRSELFKDDKIQLDAEASARKSISMGKFEENLDKMFKPEEQDEDEQHPRSRLFRGSRSLLDSLETDKEQFIMEYEVAAGLPSLPDRLTRYNLFDREGDGSKDDGQDDIEDEDFRALTLEDIPPSGFMVQTGLGPKMLNNLQEIQQIRKVCSKIALIRQMQQQPYMHANQIEPYNPIEIEEQDLDLASRLPNRDHYNSEVAAVSMKKAMSKLAMHGGFEVTESTAIEALTEIAADYMGKLGKMIMAYMEDCSDRKRPLETILNIVLRENGIESLSSLDSYVHDDIERHGTKLQDLKRKLTQFTADLLRPGITELNDRQFSDNSDQFLNGDFSMELGDDFFGFRELGLDKEFGLLTSSVPFHLLHGRLSASFSNQNDQPVNTEKLQQVPEYPAMYLDHAKGQIGLLRGFFIGRLEASTSDQLPEGDQLPPKQRNTRPKLPPTGKISGPKKKPLSRVFFRPEPKPEPKPNPPVEDSTATSKPNAGPKLPQSPPTAVPATASDDMLDNMDMDASSDLGLNDESIDSLF